A region of Streptomyces sp. R44 DNA encodes the following proteins:
- a CDS encoding peroxiredoxin: MNVGDLVEDFTLPDETGAPRSLTGLLAEGPVVLFFYPAALTPGCTAEACHFRDLAAEFRAVGALPVGISSDGVERQQEFAERHSLGYPLLSDPDGAIRERFGVKRGFSLAPTKRVTFVIGQDQRVREVVRSELRMSAHADRALAALRGA, encoded by the coding sequence ATGAATGTCGGTGACCTCGTCGAGGACTTCACCCTTCCGGACGAGACGGGCGCGCCGCGCTCACTGACCGGCCTCCTCGCCGAAGGCCCGGTCGTCCTCTTCTTCTACCCGGCGGCCCTCACCCCGGGCTGCACCGCCGAGGCCTGCCACTTCCGTGACCTCGCGGCCGAGTTCCGTGCCGTCGGCGCCCTGCCGGTCGGCATCAGCTCCGACGGGGTGGAGCGGCAGCAGGAGTTCGCCGAGCGGCACTCGCTCGGCTACCCCCTGCTGTCCGACCCGGACGGCGCCATACGGGAACGGTTCGGTGTGAAGCGCGGCTTCTCGCTCGCCCCGACGAAGCGGGTCACCTTCGTGATCGGCCAGGACCAGCGGGTCCGGGAGGTCGTCCGCAGCGAACTGCGGATGAGCGCCCACGCGGACCGTGCCCTCGCGGCCCTGCGCGGCGCCTGA
- a CDS encoding peptidase inhibitor family I36 protein, which translates to MKRLIATSAAALLAITSGLALATTAGAAECPSGEFCVWQDANFGGQRANWSGDDGWWESWISDTDSSWANHGISGPGIKDHVQVYDSAWQGGSMTICLAPGQEVGYDGAANDRGDSHIWSTGC; encoded by the coding sequence GTGAAGCGACTCATCGCCACCTCCGCCGCTGCCCTCCTCGCCATCACCTCCGGACTCGCCCTCGCCACCACCGCCGGAGCCGCCGAATGCCCCAGCGGCGAGTTCTGCGTCTGGCAGGACGCGAACTTCGGCGGTCAGCGCGCCAACTGGAGCGGGGACGACGGCTGGTGGGAGAGCTGGATCTCCGACACCGACTCCTCGTGGGCGAACCACGGCATCTCGGGACCAGGGATCAAGGACCACGTCCAGGTCTACGACAGCGCCTGGCAGGGCGGCAGCATGACCATCTGTCTCGCCCCGGGGCAGGAGGTCGGCTACGACGGCGCCGCCAACGACCGCGGCGACTCCCATATCTGGTCCACCGGCTGCTGA
- a CDS encoding rod shape-determining protein MreC, whose protein sequence is MGSFGAAGNGRGPGRPVRGIALDIGSSRTRAWAPGAGVFADVPSGPVRRGRVTDADSQLRLLRRLAASAPGDSGHDTVVMLTHPVLAAPDERAAAKRLVDGLGPVRVIAVDSARAAAAYAAPSGGGPLLVVDLGAQLTEVTLVVDGLVEDARLAEVGLDDLPESGSAPDAIAATTADMVSDLWREDRTGAVRGALRRGVLVTGGGALRLDVTGRLAHLLRARLRLANDPSTSVVRGAGLMLASALRHPAGALSRD, encoded by the coding sequence ATGGGATCGTTCGGAGCAGCAGGGAACGGCAGGGGCCCGGGGCGGCCGGTGCGCGGGATCGCCCTCGACATCGGCAGCTCCCGGACCCGCGCCTGGGCTCCGGGGGCGGGCGTCTTCGCGGACGTGCCGAGCGGTCCGGTGCGCCGCGGCCGGGTGACCGATGCCGACTCCCAGCTCCGTCTGCTCCGGCGCCTGGCCGCCTCGGCCCCGGGTGACAGCGGGCACGACACCGTCGTGATGCTGACCCACCCGGTCCTCGCCGCCCCGGACGAGCGAGCGGCCGCGAAGCGGCTCGTGGACGGTCTCGGCCCGGTGCGGGTCATCGCCGTGGACAGCGCCCGGGCGGCCGCCGCCTACGCCGCCCCGTCGGGCGGGGGCCCGCTGCTCGTGGTCGACCTCGGCGCCCAGCTGACGGAGGTCACGCTCGTCGTGGACGGGCTCGTCGAGGACGCCCGGCTCGCCGAGGTGGGCCTCGACGACCTGCCCGAGTCGGGGAGCGCGCCGGACGCGATCGCCGCGACGACCGCCGACATGGTGAGCGACCTGTGGCGGGAGGACCGCACCGGCGCGGTCCGCGGGGCGCTGCGCCGGGGCGTCCTGGTGACCGGCGGCGGCGCCCTGCGCCTCGATGTGACAGGTCGGCTGGCCCACCTCCTCCGTGCCCGGCTCCGTCTGGCGAACGATCCGTCCACGAGCGTCGTCCGTGGCGCCGGTCTGATGCTGGCCTCCGCCCTCCGCCACCCGGCCGGCGCCCTGTCACGCGACTGA
- a CDS encoding PadR family transcriptional regulator has translation MSLKHAVLAALLEGEASGYDLAKIFDVSVANFWAATPQQLYRELERLAEAGLITARVVEQERRPNKRMFSLTEPGRRDLVAYTGTPPRPSAVRDELMVQVQACDEGDTAAVREFVAQRMEASRAKLARYDRLREWMLDGRDEETYLGEAERVGPYLTLMRGRFFEEENLRWGERALAVLDRRAAARSAAPEAVRQG, from the coding sequence ATGTCGCTCAAGCACGCCGTCCTCGCAGCTCTCCTGGAGGGCGAGGCCTCCGGATACGACCTGGCCAAGATCTTCGACGTGTCCGTCGCCAACTTCTGGGCCGCCACTCCGCAGCAGCTCTACCGCGAGCTGGAGCGGCTCGCCGAGGCCGGTCTGATCACGGCCCGCGTGGTGGAGCAGGAACGGCGCCCCAACAAGAGGATGTTCAGCCTCACGGAGCCGGGCCGGCGGGATCTGGTCGCCTACACGGGCACCCCGCCCCGCCCGAGCGCCGTCCGCGACGAGCTGATGGTGCAGGTCCAGGCCTGCGACGAGGGCGACACCGCGGCCGTCCGGGAGTTCGTGGCGCAGCGGATGGAGGCGTCCCGGGCGAAGCTCGCCCGCTACGACCGGCTGCGGGAGTGGATGCTCGACGGCCGGGACGAGGAGACGTACCTGGGCGAGGCGGAGCGCGTCGGACCGTACCTCACGCTGATGCGGGGGCGGTTCTTCGAGGAGGAGAACCTGCGCTGGGGCGAGCGGGCCCTCGCCGTGCTCGACCGGCGCGCCGCGGCACGGAGCGCGGCCCCGGAGGCGGTACGCCAGGGGTGA
- a CDS encoding Ig-like domain-containing protein yields MSSRRYARGWGALSLAVGAVLVSTAAQSPAPDSAREQGTAADRDATAVVSLDGCAADGGLCSAPPHTVVLGGDRVLTGRPFTLGPRATGPVELSLRTPGVLADINVTDERGRRIAGAQSADHTRWTSAAPLPAGARYAARMVVDGTGAYGPHRARLDFRTAPMPAGERLTVAFGPDDGGTYGVGQPVTAELSRPVPADDPGARRAVERALDVRADPHVEGAWHWVDARTLHYRPRTYWPARATVRVRSGLDGAHVGAGLYGGPSRPLTFTTGARIEAVTDVSAHRMNVFRDGELLRTLPVTTGKSGYRTRGGVKVVLGKEPLVRMRGDSIGIARGNKEFFDLKVYWATRVTWSGEYLHAAPWSLDSQGSEDVSHGCTGMSTEDASWLFHTVREGDLVRVVNGYGEPMMPFGNGFGDWNLSWPEWLRGSALATDTTTDTTGSASRSVAGALSPTL; encoded by the coding sequence GTGTCGTCACGCCGATACGCACGGGGATGGGGAGCGCTCTCCCTCGCCGTCGGAGCCGTCCTCGTCAGCACGGCCGCCCAGTCGCCCGCCCCGGACTCCGCACGCGAGCAGGGAACCGCCGCGGACCGGGACGCCACCGCCGTCGTCTCCCTGGACGGCTGCGCAGCCGACGGAGGCCTGTGCTCCGCCCCGCCCCACACGGTCGTGCTCGGCGGCGACCGTGTTCTCACGGGCCGCCCGTTCACGCTCGGCCCGCGGGCCACCGGCCCCGTGGAGCTCTCGCTCCGCACCCCGGGTGTGCTCGCCGACATCAACGTCACCGACGAACGCGGCCGCCGGATCGCCGGAGCGCAGAGCGCGGACCACACCCGGTGGACCAGCGCCGCGCCCCTGCCGGCCGGAGCCCGCTACGCCGCCCGGATGGTCGTCGACGGGACGGGGGCGTACGGCCCGCACCGCGCCCGCCTCGACTTCCGGACCGCCCCGATGCCCGCCGGCGAGCGGCTCACCGTCGCCTTCGGACCGGACGACGGCGGCACGTACGGAGTGGGGCAACCGGTCACCGCCGAGCTCAGCCGGCCCGTCCCGGCGGACGACCCGGGCGCCCGCCGCGCCGTGGAACGGGCGCTGGACGTACGGGCCGATCCCCACGTGGAAGGCGCCTGGCACTGGGTCGACGCCCGTACCCTCCACTACCGGCCCCGCACGTACTGGCCCGCGCGTGCCACGGTCCGCGTCCGCAGCGGCCTCGACGGGGCCCACGTCGGAGCCGGCCTCTACGGCGGTCCCTCACGCCCCCTCACCTTCACCACCGGAGCCCGGATCGAGGCGGTCACGGACGTCTCCGCCCACAGGATGAACGTGTTCCGCGACGGGGAACTCCTGCGCACGCTCCCGGTGACCACCGGCAAGTCCGGCTACCGGACGAGAGGCGGTGTCAAGGTCGTCCTCGGCAAGGAGCCCCTCGTCCGCATGCGCGGCGACTCCATCGGGATCGCCCGCGGCAACAAGGAATTCTTCGACCTCAAGGTCTACTGGGCCACCCGGGTGACCTGGAGCGGCGAGTACCTGCACGCCGCGCCCTGGTCGCTCGACTCCCAGGGCAGCGAGGACGTCAGTCACGGCTGTACGGGGATGAGCACCGAGGACGCCTCCTGGCTCTTCCACACCGTCCGCGAGGGCGACCTCGTACGGGTCGTCAACGGGTACGGGGAGCCCATGATGCCCTTCGGCAACGGCTTCGGCGACTGGAACCTCAGCTGGCCCGAGTGGCTCCGGGGCAGCGCCCTCGCCACGGACACCACCACCGACACCACGGGCTCAGCCTCCCGGTCCGTCGCGGGTGCCCTGAGCCCGACCCTCTGA
- a CDS encoding CU044_2847 family protein: MQEITEIEVGDATLFVEARRLGPEPERLGPDSERLRRESEPEALGDHLPDLSGVTEALSSFAGRIGEALRQAAPDRATVEFGCQLGLDAGKLTALVVQGSANASLRVTLEWVKKPG; this comes from the coding sequence ATGCAGGAGATCACGGAAATCGAGGTCGGGGACGCGACGCTCTTCGTGGAGGCACGGCGCCTCGGTCCCGAGCCCGAGCGCCTCGGCCCCGACTCCGAGCGGCTCCGTCGCGAGTCCGAACCCGAAGCGCTCGGCGACCACCTCCCCGACCTCTCCGGCGTCACCGAGGCCCTCTCCTCCTTCGCCGGACGGATCGGCGAGGCGCTCCGCCAGGCGGCCCCGGACCGCGCGACGGTCGAGTTCGGCTGCCAGCTCGGCCTGGACGCGGGCAAGCTCACCGCACTGGTCGTCCAGGGCAGCGCGAACGCGAGCCTGCGCGTGACCCTCGAATGGGTGAAGAAGCCCGGCTGA
- a CDS encoding DUF6325 family protein has product MGPVECVVLAFPGERLKVAAVTAIAELRRAGQVRLIDSLVVVKSVAGEVSTSELVEYEEYDDATAEIGPEANLLGPEDAAEAAETLEPGSCALMLLVEHVWATRAADAIREAGGRIAGAVRVPPELVEEARVAHREAVAAASVGRS; this is encoded by the coding sequence ATGGGCCCGGTGGAATGTGTCGTGCTCGCCTTCCCGGGGGAGCGGCTGAAAGTGGCGGCGGTGACGGCGATCGCGGAGCTGCGCAGAGCGGGCCAGGTGCGCCTGATCGACTCGCTCGTCGTCGTCAAGTCCGTCGCGGGCGAGGTGTCCACCTCCGAACTCGTCGAGTACGAGGAGTACGACGACGCCACCGCCGAGATCGGACCCGAGGCCAATCTGCTCGGCCCCGAGGACGCGGCCGAGGCGGCCGAGACGCTCGAACCGGGTTCCTGCGCCCTGATGCTGCTCGTCGAACACGTGTGGGCGACGCGGGCGGCGGACGCGATCCGCGAGGCCGGCGGCCGGATCGCCGGGGCCGTGCGCGTACCGCCCGAGCTCGTCGAAGAGGCGCGGGTCGCGCATCGCGAGGCTGTGGCCGCCGCATCGGTCGGAAGGAGCTGA
- a CDS encoding polysaccharide deacetylase family protein, which translates to MFRSRPGRARTVTTALLAAASLMLTLSGCGVDPITPQDARGEAGTDGKAGGAARRVDCAKVTCIALTFDAGPGKDTPHLLDVLKEKQVPATFFLLGSNHVDRYPEVVKRIADEGHEVANHTWSHRILTDLDESEVREELSKTQDAIEKITGRKPTLMRPPQGRTDGTVSDVSRELGLAQVLWSITAKDYSTTDTALIRQRVLEAAHRDGIILLHDIYDGTVPAVPSIIDELKRRGFTFVTVPELLAPGMAEPGEVYRPERD; encoded by the coding sequence ATGTTCCGATCCAGGCCTGGCCGCGCCAGGACAGTGACCACCGCCCTGCTCGCCGCGGCATCGCTGATGCTGACGCTGAGCGGCTGCGGAGTCGATCCGATCACCCCGCAGGACGCCCGGGGCGAGGCCGGAACGGACGGCAAGGCGGGCGGCGCGGCCCGCCGCGTCGACTGCGCCAAGGTCACGTGCATAGCCCTGACCTTCGACGCCGGACCGGGCAAGGACACCCCCCATCTCCTCGACGTCCTCAAGGAGAAGCAGGTGCCGGCGACCTTCTTCCTCCTCGGCAGCAACCACGTCGACCGCTACCCCGAGGTGGTCAAGCGCATCGCCGACGAGGGCCACGAGGTGGCCAACCACACCTGGTCGCACCGGATCCTCACCGACCTCGACGAGTCGGAGGTCCGCGAGGAGCTGTCGAAGACCCAGGACGCCATCGAGAAGATCACGGGCCGGAAGCCCACGCTCATGCGCCCGCCGCAGGGCCGCACCGACGGCACGGTCTCCGACGTCAGCCGCGAGCTGGGACTCGCCCAGGTCCTGTGGAGCATCACCGCCAAGGACTACTCCACCACCGACACGGCGCTCATACGCCAGCGGGTTCTGGAAGCCGCGCACCGCGACGGGATCATCCTGCTCCACGACATCTACGACGGCACGGTGCCCGCTGTGCCCTCGATCATCGACGAGCTCAAGCGGCGCGGCTTCACGTTCGTGACGGTCCCGGAACTGCTCGCTCCCGGAATGGCCGAGCCCGGTGAGGTCTACCGCCCCGAGAGGGACTGA
- a CDS encoding Rrf2 family transcriptional regulator, which produces MRLTKFTDLALRAVMRLAVTAPEESVTTREVAESMDVPYAHMAKVVTRLQHLGVVEARRGRGGGLALTELGRRSSVGWLTRTLEGEEEVVACEGDPPCPLRTACRLRGALREAQEAFYRALDPLTVASLVESPTGPLLLTLSPRPTQTP; this is translated from the coding sequence GTGAGGCTGACAAAGTTCACCGACCTGGCGCTCCGTGCCGTGATGCGCCTGGCGGTCACCGCACCGGAGGAGTCCGTCACCACCCGCGAGGTGGCGGAGTCGATGGACGTGCCCTACGCGCACATGGCGAAGGTGGTCACACGGCTCCAGCATCTCGGCGTGGTCGAGGCGCGGCGGGGCCGCGGTGGCGGCCTGGCCCTGACGGAACTCGGGCGCCGCTCCTCGGTGGGCTGGCTGACCAGGACCCTGGAGGGCGAGGAGGAGGTCGTCGCCTGCGAGGGCGACCCGCCGTGCCCGCTGCGCACCGCGTGCCGGCTGCGCGGAGCACTGCGCGAGGCGCAGGAGGCCTTCTACCGCGCGCTCGACCCGCTCACCGTGGCCTCGCTCGTGGAGTCGCCGACCGGCCCGCTGCTCCTCACTCTCAGCCCACGTCCCACACAGACCCCCTGA
- a CDS encoding SHOCT domain-containing protein: protein MDDYPLLNVFWTMLWFFLWIMWLFLLFKVITDIFRDHSLSGWGKAGWLIFCILLPYLGVLVYVIARGRSMGQRDIKQAKESEAAFQDYIRKTAGTQGGGTSPTDELARLAELKEKGAITPEEFEKAKAKVLS from the coding sequence ATGGACGACTACCCCCTCCTCAACGTCTTCTGGACCATGCTGTGGTTCTTCCTCTGGATCATGTGGCTGTTCCTGCTGTTCAAGGTGATCACCGACATCTTCCGGGACCACTCCCTCAGCGGTTGGGGCAAGGCAGGCTGGCTCATCTTCTGCATCCTGCTCCCGTACCTCGGCGTGCTGGTCTACGTCATCGCACGCGGCAGGAGCATGGGCCAGCGGGACATCAAGCAGGCCAAGGAGAGCGAGGCGGCGTTCCAGGACTACATCCGCAAGACCGCCGGGACGCAGGGCGGCGGCACCAGCCCCACTGACGAACTCGCCCGGCTGGCCGAGCTCAAGGAGAAGGGCGCCATCACGCCCGAGGAGTTCGAGAAGGCCAAGGCCAAGGTCCTGTCCTGA
- a CDS encoding SHOCT domain-containing protein, translated as MFLRRRPLLRPVVRPVGAPLLRGALVGGAAYAAGRSSARAARREEDQERAIADLQAQQQSPAVPPPAPSTPAAPPASGGAPSITDQLARLGELAQQGLLTPEEFAAAKAKLLGV; from the coding sequence ATGTTCCTGCGACGACGCCCCCTCCTGCGGCCGGTCGTCCGGCCCGTCGGCGCGCCCCTGTTGCGCGGCGCGCTCGTGGGCGGCGCGGCCTATGCGGCGGGGCGCAGCTCCGCCCGCGCCGCGCGCCGCGAGGAGGACCAGGAGCGGGCCATCGCCGACCTGCAGGCCCAGCAGCAGTCGCCGGCGGTCCCGCCGCCCGCGCCCTCGACTCCCGCGGCGCCGCCCGCCTCCGGCGGCGCGCCGTCGATCACCGACCAGCTGGCACGGCTCGGCGAGCTCGCCCAGCAGGGTCTGCTCACGCCCGAGGAGTTCGCGGCCGCCAAGGCCAAGCTGCTCGGCGTCTGA
- a CDS encoding SRPBCC family protein, with protein sequence MDSDTFVYTTYIRTTPEELWQALTEPELTRRYWGVAFESTWTPGASMVWDEQGRRTVDPEQVVLEAKPGRLLSYTWHTFTPDWAEAVRLDQEAYERLTRERRSRVTFVIEPSGDTVKLTVTHGDLEPDGTIKGLIGEGWPALISSLKSLLETGEELPEPPR encoded by the coding sequence ATGGACAGTGACACGTTCGTGTACACCACCTATATCCGGACCACGCCCGAGGAGCTCTGGCAGGCGCTCACCGAGCCGGAGCTCACCCGCCGCTACTGGGGCGTGGCCTTCGAGTCGACGTGGACCCCGGGCGCGTCGATGGTCTGGGACGAGCAGGGCCGCAGGACCGTCGACCCCGAGCAGGTGGTCCTGGAGGCCAAGCCCGGCCGCCTCCTCTCGTACACCTGGCACACCTTCACCCCGGACTGGGCGGAGGCCGTCCGTCTCGACCAGGAGGCGTACGAGCGCCTCACGCGCGAGCGCCGGTCCCGGGTCACCTTCGTGATCGAGCCGTCCGGCGACACGGTGAAGCTCACGGTCACCCATGGCGACCTGGAGCCCGACGGCACCATCAAGGGCCTGATCGGCGAGGGCTGGCCCGCGCTGATCTCCAGCCTCAAGTCCCTTCTGGAGACCGGCGAGGAGCTCCCGGAGCCGCCCCGCTGA
- a CDS encoding globin domain-containing protein encodes MLSEQAVPVVRATLPAVGGALDEITERFYGRLFAAHPELLRDLFNRGNQANGEQRKALAGSIAAFAVALLENPDSRPDAMLSRIAHKHASLGVTSAQYKTVHEHLFAAIVEVLGEAVTPEVAQAWDEVYWLMANALIAVEARLYQEAGVTEGQVWRAMEITERREETADTVSFVLRPADGSPTTPFRPGQYVSVRVALPDGARQIRQYSLSAAPGHPQWRITVKRVDGDPAGEVSSWLHAHARTGDTVEVSVPFGDLVLPEGDSPLLLASAGIGSTPMLAMLDHLAAAGSTRPVVVVHADRTPDSHAHASELRRLVDALPQGTLHLWYEEPAASGARPGRADVTLIDLPAGTTAYLCGPLPFLRAVRGDLLGRGTAAADIHYEVFGPDLWLGAEG; translated from the coding sequence ATGCTGTCCGAGCAGGCCGTACCGGTCGTCCGCGCCACCCTGCCCGCCGTCGGCGGCGCGCTCGACGAGATCACCGAGCGCTTCTACGGGCGCCTCTTCGCCGCCCACCCCGAGCTCCTGCGCGACCTGTTCAACCGGGGCAACCAGGCCAACGGCGAGCAGCGGAAGGCCCTCGCCGGCTCGATAGCCGCCTTCGCGGTCGCCCTGCTCGAGAACCCGGACAGCCGCCCCGACGCCATGCTGTCCCGGATCGCGCACAAGCACGCCTCGCTCGGCGTCACCTCCGCGCAGTACAAGACGGTGCACGAGCACCTCTTCGCCGCGATCGTGGAGGTCCTCGGCGAGGCGGTGACCCCCGAGGTCGCACAGGCGTGGGACGAGGTCTACTGGCTGATGGCGAACGCGCTCATCGCCGTGGAGGCCCGTCTCTACCAGGAGGCCGGTGTCACCGAGGGCCAGGTCTGGCGGGCCATGGAGATCACCGAGCGGCGGGAGGAGACCGCCGACACGGTGTCCTTCGTCCTGCGCCCCGCCGACGGGTCGCCGACGACCCCGTTCCGGCCGGGCCAGTACGTGAGCGTCCGGGTCGCGCTGCCCGACGGCGCCCGGCAGATCCGCCAGTACAGCCTGTCCGCCGCTCCCGGGCACCCGCAGTGGCGGATCACGGTGAAGCGGGTCGACGGCGACCCGGCGGGCGAGGTCTCCTCCTGGCTGCACGCGCACGCCCGCACGGGCGACACCGTGGAGGTCTCGGTCCCGTTCGGCGACCTCGTCCTGCCCGAGGGCGACAGCCCCCTGCTGCTCGCCTCCGCGGGCATCGGCAGCACCCCGATGCTGGCGATGCTCGACCACCTCGCCGCCGCCGGATCGACCCGGCCGGTCGTCGTGGTGCACGCCGACCGCACGCCCGACTCCCACGCGCACGCGAGCGAGCTGCGACGCCTGGTGGACGCCCTCCCGCAGGGCACACTGCACCTCTGGTACGAGGAGCCGGCCGCGTCCGGCGCCCGTCCCGGCCGCGCGGACGTGACGCTCATCGACCTGCCGGCGGGCACCACCGCGTACCTGTGCGGTCCGCTGCCCTTCCTGCGCGCGGTGCGCGGCGACCTCCTCGGCCGGGGCACCGCCGCGGCCGACATCCACTACGAGGTGTTCGGCCCCGACCTGTGGCTGGGCGCCGAGGGCTGA